The genomic stretch GATCGGGTACATGAGGGCAATGGTCAGCAGGCCGGCGCCCGCGACCACCGACCCAAGCACGTCGTAGCGCTCCAGAGGGTGTCCCGGATGCTGCACCACGATGAGGCCCGCCACGGCGGCCGCCAGACCCCCTGAAAGCTGGGCGATGGAGCCGTTCGTGGCCATGAAGGCACCGCGATCGGCCAGGTCCGGGACGGCCGAGACCAACGCCTGGCTCGAGATCATGCGCGCGTTGACGGCACCGAAGAGGAGGATGTTAATGGCGATGACCCATCCGAGCGGCGTTTCGCCGAGCCGGCAATAGACCAGTACCAACGCGATGGCCGTTAGGGATCCGAAGCAGAACACGCGGTACCTGCCGATCCTGTCGCTAAGCCTTCCCAACAGGGGCCCGGCGATGAAGCTGGAGAGGCCGGTGGCCAGGTAGACCCAGGGCAGGTGGTCCAGATCGATCTTGAGGTTGTCGACGCTGAAGGCGCTCGCGAAGGGCATGAGCATGAAGCCACCCGTGGCGAGGAACATGGTGGCCAGAAAGGCCCGGAGATAGCGGCCCTGGCGGACTGTCGCCGACAGGTGGGCCAGGGGACTCTCGGTGGTCTGCGCCGCGAGGTGGGAGGTGATGGGCTGGAGCCTTGCCAGGATGACCGCGCCCACGCACGCGCTCACGGCGACGATTAGGAAGAAGGGCGCTTGCCATCCCAGCCGGTTTCCGAGCCAGAGGCCCACGGGCAGGCCCAGCACCTGGCTGGCGCCGAAGGCGCTCTGCACGAAGCCCATCACCCGGCCGCGCGACTGCAACGGAAAGATGTCCGCGACGATCGCCATGCTGACGGATCCGATGACGCCGCCAAACACGCCCGTGAGAATGCGCGCCAACAGGAGGAACCCGTAGGTCGTGGCGATCCCGCACAGCGACGTCCCCAGGATGAAGCCCGTGTAGAAGAAGAGCAGCAGCTTCTTCCGATCGAATTGGTCGGCGAAGCCCGCGGCCAGGAAGCCCGAGATGCCGGCCGAGAAGGCGTAGGCGGAAACCAAGAGCCCGAACTGACGGGTGGAGATGGAGAGGGCCGGCATCAGGAGGGCCCCGAGCGGACCCATGATCATGAAGTCCAGCACGATGCTGAATTGGAGGAAGGCGAGCACGCCGATCACGAGCTTCTGGTAGGTGGTGAAGCCGTGCGGTTGCTGGGTCGCGACGCGGTGCATGCCGGCCACCTCGCAAGGCGCGTGCCGAGCGCGGGGAGGCAAATCGGACCAACAGGAAGACGCGCGCCTCTCCGGCGCCGAAGCCGGTGCCGGGGGTCCGGCACGTTCGCCGAATCCCGGCAGGACTACCGAGCGCGCGTGATCCCGAGTCGCTGCATGCGGTACTGGAGGGTCGTGCGCTTCATCCCCAGACGCGCAGCGGCACCCTTGGGACCACCGAGCACCCAGTTTGCCTCCTCAAGAGCGCGCAGGATGTGCTCCCGTTCGACGCTCTGCAGCGTCGCGTCGTCCT from Candidatus Eisenbacteria bacterium encodes the following:
- a CDS encoding MFS transporter, with product MHRVATQQPHGFTTYQKLVIGVLAFLQFSIVLDFMIMGPLGALLMPALSISTRQFGLLVSAYAFSAGISGFLAAGFADQFDRKKLLLFFYTGFILGTSLCGIATTYGFLLLARILTGVFGGVIGSVSMAIVADIFPLQSRGRVMGFVQSAFGASQVLGLPVGLWLGNRLGWQAPFFLIVAVSACVGAVILARLQPITSHLAAQTTESPLAHLSATVRQGRYLRAFLATMFLATGGFMLMPFASAFSVDNLKIDLDHLPWVYLATGLSSFIAGPLLGRLSDRIGRYRVFCFGSLTAIALVLVYCRLGETPLGWVIAINILLFGAVNARMISSQALVSAVPDLADRGAFMATNGSIAQLSGGLAAAVAGLIVVQHPGHPLERYDVLGSVVAGAGLLTIALMYPIQRMVSARQVEGQAGLDFGRTQPGGAGAGKPSGSPAAR